A part of Vibrio sp. B1FLJ16 genomic DNA contains:
- a CDS encoding sulfite exporter TauE/SafE family protein: MNSDFIGALMIGLVGSGHCIGMCGGIASLLSMGAQQNRTSPLIPLFYNLGRLASYALIGTIVGGAISGLTELSGLTQSFAWLRLVAAMFMILVALYIAKWWQGLLAIEKLGQHIWKFISPSGKRLLPLKSPLHALPFGFIWGWLPCGLVYSALTWSAVSGSAETGGMIMLAFGAGTLPSMLAVSYGANYFQKLQKSLIFRNISALILIGYGGYTAVGAMQLLGFI; the protein is encoded by the coding sequence ATGAATTCTGATTTTATCGGTGCGCTAATGATCGGATTGGTCGGGTCTGGTCATTGCATTGGCATGTGTGGCGGTATAGCCTCTCTACTCTCTATGGGGGCACAGCAAAACAGAACTTCGCCGCTTATCCCTTTATTTTATAATTTAGGTCGTTTAGCCAGCTATGCGTTAATAGGAACAATCGTTGGGGGAGCTATTTCTGGACTGACTGAACTAAGTGGACTAACTCAATCATTTGCCTGGTTACGCTTGGTCGCAGCAATGTTCATGATTTTAGTTGCTCTTTATATCGCTAAATGGTGGCAAGGCCTGCTCGCGATTGAAAAACTTGGTCAACATATCTGGAAGTTCATCTCCCCTTCCGGGAAGCGTTTATTACCTCTAAAAAGCCCTTTGCATGCATTACCATTTGGTTTCATTTGGGGCTGGTTACCATGCGGTTTAGTTTACTCTGCATTAACCTGGTCCGCAGTCTCCGGTAGTGCTGAGACCGGCGGAATGATAATGCTCGCCTTTGGAGCCGGAACGCTTCCATCTATGCTTGCAGTTAGCTATGGTGCGAACTACTTCCAAAAATTACAAAAGTCATTAATATTTAGAAATATCTCGGCATTAATTTTAATTGGCTACGGCGGGTATACTGCTGTCGGAGCCATGCAACTGCTTGGTTTTATATAA
- a CDS encoding heavy metal translocating P-type ATPase metal-binding domain-containing protein, which produces MSKSCYHCGEDVPANTDFKVEILDEVREMCCPGCQTVAQTIVDSGLVSYYQYRTAPAEKAELVPEQLQALIHYDNEDVQSEFVRNRDNVSEVTLSLEGVSCAACAWLIEKQVSGTKGMVSIRVNTTTNRALLAWDKTQVRLSELLSVIHKLGYKAAPFEADKQEASYHRMMKQYLYRLGIAGLATMQVMMLAVALYLEVFGDLEPEFKSYFRWVSLIFATPVLLYSALPFYLNAWRSIKGRTLGMDVPVSIALVFAYVASLVATITEQGEVFFESISMFTFFLLVGRFLEMRARRKAAAASGNLLKLIPAIATTLDGEQIPVKTLKIGDRIRVLPGEHIPADGKVISGRVHIDESMLTGESVHVVKKEGDAVYAGTLNGDESFELEVLSSKADSMISNIVRLQDEAQHSKPKIAEIADVVARYFVGVILIISAGTWFYWHQTKPDDAFWIMLSVLVATCPCALSLATPTALTCATSRMGNFGILLRKGHVFETLCKVNHLVVDKTGTLTKGDIEISHTSVFGQLSEAKCLSIAAALEAHANHPIARSFLGYSDDEISVSDVKNIIGSGIEGMWGDKVARIGSASYVIGENREESNAVYLSLGGEHVATFYYRDPIRKESQAFIQRFAQAGIKTTLLTGDSIQNAQPVADEIGIDHVIASAKPEDKLAYLKSLDSDDITMMVGDGINDAPTLAGAHLSVAMGGGTDVAKASADMTLLGDNLEKLLEARELALRTRKIIRENLAWSLGYNLLILPLAVAGLVAPYIAVVGMSASSIIVVSNSLRLLKEK; this is translated from the coding sequence TTGGTCTCTTATTATCAGTACCGCACCGCTCCTGCGGAAAAGGCTGAACTTGTTCCGGAACAATTGCAGGCACTTATTCACTACGATAACGAAGATGTTCAGTCGGAGTTTGTACGTAATCGAGACAACGTTTCTGAAGTGACGCTTTCTTTAGAAGGCGTATCCTGTGCTGCGTGTGCCTGGCTGATAGAAAAGCAAGTCTCCGGCACAAAAGGTATGGTTTCTATTCGAGTAAACACGACTACTAACCGCGCATTATTAGCTTGGGATAAAACACAAGTCAGGTTGAGTGAACTGCTCTCTGTAATTCATAAACTGGGTTATAAAGCGGCGCCATTCGAAGCAGACAAGCAAGAAGCGTCTTACCATCGGATGATGAAGCAATACCTATATCGTCTGGGTATTGCGGGCTTAGCAACCATGCAGGTCATGATGCTGGCCGTTGCCTTGTATCTTGAAGTTTTCGGTGATCTGGAGCCGGAGTTCAAGAGTTACTTTCGTTGGGTTAGTTTGATATTCGCAACACCGGTTCTGCTCTATTCAGCACTTCCCTTTTACTTAAACGCTTGGCGCAGTATCAAAGGGCGAACATTAGGGATGGATGTTCCAGTCTCCATAGCTCTCGTCTTTGCGTATGTCGCCAGTTTGGTCGCGACAATTACAGAGCAAGGTGAAGTCTTCTTCGAATCAATTTCGATGTTTACCTTCTTCTTACTTGTAGGTCGCTTCTTAGAGATGCGAGCTCGCCGTAAAGCGGCAGCTGCAAGTGGTAACCTGCTTAAGTTGATTCCAGCTATCGCTACGACGTTAGACGGCGAGCAAATCCCTGTAAAAACACTTAAAATTGGCGATCGTATCCGCGTGCTTCCTGGTGAACATATTCCAGCAGATGGTAAGGTGATTTCCGGGCGCGTACATATCGATGAATCGATGTTAACCGGCGAGTCAGTCCACGTAGTGAAAAAAGAAGGCGATGCCGTTTACGCTGGTACTTTAAACGGTGACGAGTCATTCGAACTTGAAGTGCTCAGTTCCAAAGCAGATTCAATGATTTCAAACATTGTACGACTTCAAGATGAAGCCCAGCATTCAAAACCAAAAATTGCTGAAATTGCAGATGTAGTCGCGCGTTACTTTGTTGGTGTAATTCTGATTATCTCTGCAGGAACCTGGTTCTATTGGCATCAGACAAAGCCCGATGATGCTTTCTGGATAATGCTGTCTGTACTAGTCGCAACCTGCCCGTGTGCTCTATCTTTAGCTACACCAACGGCACTGACGTGTGCGACTTCGCGGATGGGTAATTTTGGAATATTACTGCGTAAGGGTCATGTTTTTGAAACTTTGTGTAAAGTTAATCACCTCGTCGTAGACAAAACAGGAACGCTGACCAAGGGTGATATCGAAATTAGTCATACAAGCGTATTTGGTCAGCTTTCTGAAGCCAAATGTCTCTCAATCGCGGCTGCTTTAGAAGCTCACGCAAACCACCCAATCGCACGTTCATTTTTGGGTTACTCAGACGATGAGATTTCAGTTTCTGATGTGAAAAATATCATCGGCTCAGGCATAGAAGGTATGTGGGGTGACAAAGTTGCCAGAATTGGCAGTGCCTCCTATGTCATCGGCGAAAACCGTGAAGAAAGTAATGCTGTGTATCTGTCTTTAGGTGGCGAACACGTTGCTACGTTCTACTACCGCGATCCTATCCGTAAAGAAAGTCAGGCATTCATTCAGCGCTTTGCACAGGCTGGTATAAAGACAACGTTGCTTACTGGTGATTCAATCCAAAACGCCCAACCTGTTGCGGATGAGATCGGTATTGACCATGTTATTGCTTCGGCCAAACCAGAAGACAAACTTGCATACCTGAAGAGTTTGGACAGCGATGACATTACCATGATGGTTGGTGATGGTATTAACGACGCGCCTACCCTTGCTGGTGCCCATCTTTCGGTAGCAATGGGCGGAGGGACAGACGTAGCTAAAGCCTCTGCAGACATGACACTACTGGGTGATAATCTGGAGAAGCTTTTGGAAGCCAGAGAACTTGCTCTACGTACCCGAAAAATCATCCGTGAAAACTTGGCTTGGTCTTTGGGCTACAACCTGTTAATTTTGCCACTGGCGGTTGCAGGTTTGGTTGCCCCGTATATTGCCGTTGTTGGTATGTCAGCAAGCTCAATCATCGTAGTGTCTAACTCTTTACGCTTACTGAAAGAGAAATAA
- a CDS encoding FNR family transcription factor translates to MISEKPATKRVQSGGCAIHCQDCSISQLCIPFTLNESELDQLDQIIERKKPIQKGQELFKAGDELKSLYAIRSGTIKSYTITEQGDEQITAFHLAGDLVGFDAITGDCHPSFAQALETSMVCEIPYEILDDLSGKMPKLRQQIMRLMSNEIKGDQEMILLLSKKNAEERLAAFLYNLSTRFSQRGFSPREFRLTMTRGDIGNYLGLTVETISRLLGRFQKSEILSVKGKYITILDHDALMELAGVTKE, encoded by the coding sequence ATGATTTCTGAAAAACCTGCAACAAAGCGTGTCCAATCAGGTGGTTGTGCGATTCACTGCCAAGACTGTAGTATCAGTCAGTTGTGTATTCCATTCACTCTGAATGAGTCGGAACTTGACCAGCTTGACCAAATCATTGAGCGTAAAAAGCCTATCCAAAAAGGCCAAGAGCTTTTTAAAGCAGGTGACGAGCTTAAGTCTCTTTATGCTATCCGTTCTGGCACCATTAAGAGCTATACAATCACTGAGCAAGGCGACGAGCAAATCACAGCATTTCACTTAGCCGGTGACCTTGTAGGCTTTGATGCTATCACTGGTGATTGCCACCCTAGTTTCGCTCAAGCACTTGAAACTTCGATGGTGTGTGAGATTCCTTACGAAATCTTAGACGACCTGTCTGGGAAAATGCCTAAACTTCGTCAGCAAATCATGCGTTTGATGAGTAATGAAATCAAAGGCGATCAGGAGATGATCCTGCTTCTTTCTAAGAAGAACGCTGAAGAGCGCTTAGCTGCATTCCTTTACAACCTGTCTACGCGCTTTTCTCAACGTGGCTTCAGCCCTAGAGAATTCCGTTTAACCATGACTCGTGGTGATATCGGTAACTACTTAGGTTTGACAGTTGAAACTATCAGCCGCCTTCTGGGGCGTTTCCAAAAGTCTGAGATACTAAGTGTAAAAGGTAAATATATCACTATCTTAGATCACGATGCGCTGATGGAACTGGCTGGCGTAACGAAAGAGTAA
- the ccoS gene encoding cbb3-type cytochrome oxidase assembly protein CcoS, protein MESIYILIPIAIVLVCVAVAIFLWAVRSDQFEDLERQGHNILLDEEDKTDNKKS, encoded by the coding sequence ATGGAAAGTATTTATATATTAATCCCCATCGCTATTGTTCTGGTCTGTGTTGCGGTCGCTATTTTTCTCTGGGCTGTAAGAAGTGATCAGTTTGAAGATCTTGAGCGTCAGGGACATAACATACTTCTGGACGAAGAAGACAAGACAGATAACAAAAAATCGTAG